A single window of Solanum dulcamara chromosome 5, daSolDulc1.2, whole genome shotgun sequence DNA harbors:
- the LOC129890730 gene encoding uncharacterized mitochondrial protein AtMg00810-like, which yields MDDMIFTKNNPSMFNDFKKVIAKEFEMTDIGEMSYFFGVKVKQMRCGIFMSQKKYAEQILKKFRMQDCKLVATPAEPCMKLSVDSTSEQVNPTFFKSVIRSLSYLTISWPDIMYAVGLVSIFMKKPKQDHWVDTKRILRYIKGTVNHGLFYTHFKNSKLVGYSDSDYGGDLDDRKSTSEYLFHLGSATFSWSSKKQQTIALSTCEAEYIAATACTCQAIWLKNILEELSFAQDYPIKIYVDNKSTISLAKNSVPYSQSKHIDTKYHFFC from the coding sequence ATGGATGATATGATTTTCACCAAAAATAATCCAAGTATGTTCAATGACTTTAAGAAAGTTATTgctaaagaatttgaaatgacaGACATTGGTGAAATGTCATACTTTTTTGGAGTCAAAGTGAAACAAATGAGATGTGGCATATTTATGTCTCAAAAGAAATATGCGGAGCAAATTCTAAAAAAGTTCAGAATGCAAGATTGTAAGCTTGTAGCTACGCCAGCAGAACCATGCATGAAGTTAAGTGTTGACTCAACAAGCGAGCAAGTTAATCCAACTTTCTTTAAAAGCGTAATTAGAAGTTTAAGTTATTTGACTATCTCGTGGCCAGATATTATGTACGCAGTTGGACTGGTTAGCATATTTATGAAAAAGCCAAAACAAGATCATTGGGTTGACACAAAGAGAATTTtgagatacattaaaggtacGGTGAATCATGGTCTCTTTTATACACACTTCAAAAATTCGAAATTGGTTGGTTACTCAGACAGTGATTATGGGGGAGACTTGGATGATCGAAAAAGCACGTCTGAATATTTATTCCATCTTGGCTCAGCAACATTTTCATGGTCATCAAAGAAACAACAAACTATTGCTCTTTCAACATGTGAAGCAGAATATATAGCTGCGACAGCATGTACCTGTCAAGCAATTTGGTTGAAGAATATTTTGGAAGAATTGTCTTTTGCACAAGACTATCCGATCAAAATTTATGTCGACAACAAATCTACCATATCACTCGCAAAGAATTCGGTGCCATACAGTCAAAGCAAGCACATTGatacaaaatatcattttttctgTTAA